The Biomphalaria glabrata chromosome 1, xgBioGlab47.1, whole genome shotgun sequence sequence TAGTAAACTTTTACTTATGAAAATCCCCATTAGTAAAGTTTATGCATTGTTTAAGTTGTaatcaaaaactaaaagaaaatgtcTTAAAGAGTTTAGTAaccattatttttattgaagtcAAGTGCATAATAACTGTTGGGATTAATTCTCAAACCTGATCAAGTCTATGCTTCTTTCACAGAATCTTAACACAGTTATCTTGCAACAGatctatacatttctttttgcttCATTTGAGATTAatttctgtatgttttttttaatcagttatTTTCTGGAAATGCCATTTTTTCTAGACTTAGAATTGTGTTACTTATATGCTATTTCCACAGTATTATATTATGTCatgcttaaattttttttttaaattgaataaacgttaacattttttaaaaatttaattcgAGTATACTTTTTCTATAGCCATCAATTAAGACTAGTTAATAATTGAAAGACACAATGTATCATAATTACAATGTTAAAGTAATTTAGACTGCCCCGAGATTAAATTGTGCGAATTGTAGCACTTGTCAAGGATTTCAATAACTATTTCTGCAACATACCATTTTCTGTTTTTCTACATCAAATTCTTCCTGCAAACGCAAGTGTTCCTCGGCAACAGCCGCTTTAGTAATTTTCAAATCTTCTTGGCGCTGTGCCTCCAGCGCAAGTGACAGCCTTTGCCTTTCCATAGCTAGCTGCTCTGCAATCTGCTTCTGCAGTTGCTCAATTCTACGATGTGCATGGGCAATGAGGGCATTTAACTCATCCTCAGTTAATTTTTTACCTGTGTGGAGAGATGAACacatttttgtaatgaaatCCTTGACATTTGTATGCTACACACTTTACATTTCTCTTCTATGGGGCTAAAATTAAGCATATCAAGCCCTTTTAACTATAAGTACTTCAGATTAATACTCTAATGTATCAGGAGCAGTCTTATTTGCGGGTGAAAAGCTATTTGAGGTAttatgtatgtttatatctTGTCCAAtttgtatttaatgttttaaatttaactatgtttctgaaaaaaaataatcttcacTCAAAAGCCTATCTGTTCAGTTGAAgaagaataaagaaataaagcaacaaaaaaaaatcctctatGACAGACAAACACAGTGATTAATCATAGTTCAGAACTGACAACACTGTCTTAGAttgcaaaacaaacaaaaatttaaatcaCAATTTTATTAATGCATATCATATTTCCATTTCATTAGCagtcaacaaaaaaattatataaattactAATCTTATTTACAATACAAAGACAATCATGATTACATGTCATGTCATGTAGAACAACTaacattgttttgtgtaatAAGGGTTAAAagcagaaacatttttaaactagatAAACAACTGGAACACTTCTTGTAAAactagcattaaaaaaatagtaaatattttaattaatatatgtgGCTTCCTCAATGATGAGATAAATTAATGTAATAAGTAGACGACAGCAGCTTACCAGAGCCAATTTTCACATCTGGCAATAGGCTCTCAAGTTCCTTCTGAAATTGTTTTTTACCCTTTTCTACcaaatctttgtatttttgCATGACATTAGATTCAGCCTCAGCTTGTCTTACCTGttcatacaaacaaacaaacaagattaTCAAAATGCAGTGCACATAAAAATCAAGAGGTCAGGTTGCAAACTAAGAATCCCAAATTTAAATCTCTAAGGTTAGGATTTAGGGTTTTCTTGGGTCCATGTTGCAGCTTCCTTTGAGACTCATTGTGACATGTAGTGATTTTTAGTCCCCTAGCATAAAAGTGCCTTTTGCATTAATTACTATATATTACTATAAGTTCACTTAGAATGTGGAGATGTAATTTTAGTCTTGaagttattatttaattgtGTAATACCCCTTGTCTACAGTTTATGGCTGGATCACCAGTCAAGTTGTTTATTTCAATCAATAAATTCATTGTCTGCTATTTTTGTGTTGCTCAGTGCATTTTAATACTTATTGTGAGACTTTAAAAATTACGACTCAAGCTATACACAAGACTACATATTAAGAACCCAGGGTAACATCAAgagaatttaataataatattggtgTTAAAGTTCACCATGCTCCATGATATACTTGACATACGTTGGGAAAAGGTATTTGGTCATTGTATTGGCCATAGgacacaaaaaataaagttaaaatcaTTAGTTTCTGGGTCTGTAGGTTTTCCAAAAACCTTTACTTTGATCTTAattcaataaatgtattttattatcaGTTAAAACAGCTAACAGCATAAGTCAGCCTAAGTAAGAATACTGATAATGATAGAATACTTTATTTCTAAATGTCCAtatgctattaatattaaagggaaactccgatagtttttcaaatttgagttattgacatatttaaattctgcgtaaaaagttgtaatagtaaacattttaccttttttttttaaatgcttagaaacatttatatcaaataaattagccagtaaattcttgacatctaaaaaaaaacgtggTTCTATGAGATTTAGTTTTAAGCTAgttcatacgtcacttccctcaacaatactgaaagagaaactagatttgaccaatcgtatcgcttcattcttacagtagctgttaggcttagtgacggcctagtcaagagctatgatacagttatatatatatatatacatacttaGATAGATCTAATAGCATTAGGATAATCAACTCGAGAAGAAGAGTAACATTTTCACCTAAGCCTCtctctgtcccaagaagtaaatagatcatgtgtctgactgattcgaacaaactggtcagtgtaaggctaatcgagactacgtgtagtcggtcatgacaagacaaccaagcaatagtgtttgttgtgtgttgagtggtcaggtgagaaaatacacactgccgtggttagtcaatcatgtaaatctacttttaatatgtattttttctttgcttacaagatcctagatctaactgcatagaccaagatatatttcttttacgagaatgtaaactttgctgtatggtctcctgttatacaataagtcaatagattaaaacacatttgtgacgtcacatagaaacccggtgaaagtctgactgttttggatgcgcaggaaaattacgtcagaaaaacaattataaaattattgcaaaaaagaaaaaaagaatcatatattcattatctgtaaatcaaaacacatattataccaaaaattgtcaaaaccatcggagtttccctttaaaaagaaaatatataggCAAAGCAAACATTACCTGAGTAGTGGCATCACTTAACTCTCTCAAAAGGCTACTGACTTTTTTGCTGGCTGGTAAAATGGCTGGATTTTGTTTAGTCACTTGGTTTTTCTTACTTTCAGCTAAAACTTCTCTAAGTTTTTCTATgctttttctgaaaaaaatttttttttgatgaaatacaatataaaaatggataaaatataatttctttagaaaaacaaaagggagagagagagagagaaagaatgagatgAAAAAGTACTTACTTAGACTCTACTGCCAAATCATTGGCTTTTATCATAGCCTGCTCTTTCTCTGTATGAGCTATAGAAACAGCTTCCCATTGGGCATCTTTTCCAAGTATCTGGAAAATATTATTCatagaatgttgaaaaaaaaatgaagctagtGACTACTTAACTTGTAAATACAAATCAAATACTAGTGTGCTAAAGAATAGTCTGTTCTCAGTCATCGAATAATCAAAGAAATAATGCTGAACAATTATTTCTCTATCATTACAAAAAGATGACATGATCAATTAGATTTTAGGTGAAATTCTAAACAGCAAATATTTTCaatggcactttttttttaaattgtctttttCTCCCATGAATATGTGAGaaattcaaagaaaaattaTTCAGAGATTAACTAAAATTAAATGACACTGGTAGGTAATTCTAGTTTAGTGCAGTTctaatatttctttattaattttactgatatatTTTTCAGATGTCTACTGATTCatattatatattgtattaaACATTTTAGGCTTACATCCGATGAATCATCCATGGCTTGTTTTAATAGCTTTGTATGATTACTAATAGAAGAAGCTAAGTCTCTCTGAGCTTGAACTGCCATTTCTGTCAGGTTTTGACTGTTGGTCATAAGCTTGTGAATCACAACCTCAAGTgctgaaacaagtttttttttttcaataaataaaactacTGCTACTGTTACAAATTAACTCTAATAAAGAACTTTACATTCTGAGAGTCAGTTACACAATCAAGAATCTATTGGGGTAAGATTTTAAACTAGTAATTATTTAAGCCAAAATGACAACAGAGTTTATGTTGAAATGgttatatataaaagtaaaagaacaaaaaatatttttttttaccagcatTATCAGCCTTCTcgtcatcttcttttttcttgATCTGTGCGTCAACTACTCTTGGATCtattttgcttttcttttcttctgtAAGTAATTTGTTTTGAATATTGAAGTTCAATCAGCTGACTTAATAATTTGAGTTCATGTAAAACTAGtgtactaataataatatttaaatatacaaactTGAGATTGTGCAAGTTTCAAACATccaataaatgaatttaaacaGCTGAATTATAATAATGACATTGTATTTTTAGTAGGGTAtcttttaataaatagtttgtgtcaaaatgtaacaataaacaaagaatactaatgattaaaataattaatattgtaTTCATGTTGATGAGCAAATTTGAATAAAAGATACATTCTCTTTCTAGTTAAATaagggaatacaaaaaaaagttttctggtCAAGGTGAAACAATGCCAATATGTTGTATTGAgaattttttaaagctattattTACAAATTTACTTATTTTTCTAAACATCCACTAATAAACATTTAGAAATTTCTACTAAAAATATATGAACTAAattcaaaatgaataaaaacaactttagaaaactagagaaacaaaaaaaaaacaatacctcctttaAGCATCTTgtataatgattatttttctcttaactctttcagtgcatattttttaataaaaaaaatgcataaataTTGACAAATCACAAAACTCATTTTGTCACTTTAAATGTCATAAAAGATGAACAGATGCACCAAGAAACTGTAttgtttacattattttggGTCCctcaaaataaactaaaaatggGGTACCACTAACACAATGTtctctttttctaaaaaaaaaaaaactttattcactgaaagagttaataactaatgaattttagatataaaaaaggaacatttttaacCCCCAAGTgagaaaaaatcctggttaagcagatgtataaatctacaacacttctaatgataggcctttagatctacacTTAGAAAACAGTACCCAAAATATTCCtgtacattaatttatttaactcttgaaTAATACAATGCCTACATGCAAAAATACCTGAAGACATTTTGTCCATtcaagacaaatatttttttattctctagccaaattcaaatttatttatttttttttttactttaatttaaacattaatttattaaactcttcaagGAATGTGAAAGATCGTTCAAGATAATATTTTCTCGTTGTctaactaaattttaatttatttctttttaaattaaaaaaattataacgttcaaactagagttttcctagTGTAGCCAAAAAGCTACTAATTCATTTCCAAATGATAAATAGCcattgtcaaatttctagaagaATCATTTCAACTGTTTTTGCGATCCATGTCCAGGTTTTTGAGCCCACCACATTCCATGAAGGTATCAgttgaatagaggcattgtaatgacaagagataaagaaacaaaaaattgtaaacATATAGATTACCTGGTAATGTTACTGGTGTTTCTTTGATTGATGGAGCTTCTACAGTTTCACTTTCTGAATAGAAAAGTTTAACATGTTAAGTAGAactgtaaacaaaaatttactTTACTCAGTTTTGAAACCCTTAAAACTAGTTAACCATTTTATGATTTTCTTACAATATGgtaatgcatttttttgttcaacCAGATaacagtgaaataaaaaaatgtaaggaTATTAAGTAAGGTGAGAATGTTCAAGTGTATGTTTCATTTAAAGAGTCACTTAATGGTAACaatctatttctacatttttatGCTGTAAAAATAGCCACACCACATTCCTTCATTCAAATAGTGCAACTTAATTGTAACAATGGAATAAGATTAAAGctgcaaaataaacaaataaaatttaacactgaaaaaaaaaaagtgaactaaAATCAAATTAAGTCAACTTCAAGAGAAACTGAAATTTCAGCTGTGACCTGGTTTGTTCAAAGGCTGAAGTTGGAAAGCATGACAGGACTGAGTTTGAACAGCAGGTTTAGCTGtagataatttattattttttttgtaaatagtaAATATAAAGCTAAGAGAAAAAGACACAAACATTATTTATTCTGTTCCATTATAAGTAAATCTATTACATACAACTCCAAAGGTTAACTATTGAAATTGTCTATGAAAAATCCTCAGTCTCCTATCTAGTAATTGTTTGATTAGGTGCAAATAATATTTATTCAtcttaatttcttttgaaaagatAATCAATAAGTAATTCAGAAGAACCATATATTTCTTAGAATTTTTTCTATGAACAGtcagattacaaaaaaaaataacaagaaaatgcATCCTTAGacaatttagaaaatttatctaCACAAATTACTACAcaaaatttattataatttctttaaaattactCAAAACTTATAACCAAGaaaattaaacatgtttttGGAACTAATactgaaacgaaaaaaaaaaataggtaaaaaGTAACAGAAAGAATTTGTCGATTCATCACTGTTAAGTTATTAACAATCagctaaatttttaaatcttactCAATTCTATATAAACTTtttcaaaataacaattttgtctggttaaaaaaaaactcaacaaaattaattgtaactGCATTTACTCTTACATTTTGTccaaatttgtacaaagcttatatcaactcactctgttaaaaagtgtgtacacgttatttctcccacacccattctcgaatcaagaaacttagcacaattattcattgacatagtcAAGACATGAAATATTAATgtataaaaaagtaaccaattagacaaagAATTactggtatttaattattttgtaaaatagcaccaagggaaactaatacttcaatattcatatatattcatatatatatatatatatatatatatatatatatatatatatatatataaatttgatagtttagtccccttaaataacaGTTAACCTATTTCTCCTTTGCATATTTTTctaatcaagttgatactttaaaaaaattatttattgcacctaacaaatATGACtccataaacaaaaatactcaattagtaaattaattattgtttattaattattttgtttgatatcgaatacgGAAATAGcctgtacattattggtagatatagtttaaaggacagagttcttcccctttagataagcttgttttttttttttttacaaaggatttttaaaaaaatatttcttgttgAAATAATACCAATAtatctgattaaaaaaaatgttttaggagAAAATACCAAATGAACccagttaatgttttttttttcatcaaacaactgaagaaataaaaacaacatcagaaaagtacaaaaaaaagtgCAACTCTTGATAGGCAAACCTTCAAAACTATCTTTACTTTGGCTATACTCTGCATGTTTTCTATCAACAGaaggggcaatgtaagaagcATAAAGGTCTGAATTTGTATTGGAATTTGTTCTCTGAAAAGAATCTGAATCATTCATGAAGCTCTCTGATTTACTGGATATACACTGTGCAGTGCAAGACACTTCAAACAAGCCCACTGAAATAAAAAGTCAGTGTCAACCACTACATTGAAGTACATTGGTTTCATCTTTACAtttcaatgaaaaaacaaattgaccCATACAAACAACTAAGTCTACAAATATAACATAATAAACATTACTTTTTGTTTCACTCTGTGAGACTTGAACCTGATTTTCCTGAAcctatgaaatgaaaaaaaaaaagtagctaacAAATAATATAAACCTTATTTTCATGTCATgggcacacaaaaaaaatgttaatgtttgtaaaagaaaaaaattaagaaatctTACATTCAGCTTTGTAGCTTTTTCCAAAACCATTGGAAAATCTGGTGTTTTATCCctgaaataaatttaacaatggttaaaaaaaacacacacaaaaaaaaaaccaacaacttagtaATTAATATAAGAAAAGAAGTGGAACTAAATCAAATTTGatattaataacaaacaaattacaaattaaCAGGTATATTTCATCATTGATTAAGATACTGTAACAACAATAGTATTTTGTATATAAACATGGGTAAGCACAGAGTTTTCAGTAGTTATTTCCCTAAAAATAGGTTAGTATGAGAAATATGCAAAGGGTTAAAAATGATTTATATTCACCACTGTTTCAGAAAATGTTAATCTAACACTGATGATTAGCAGCTAATTTTTCTAcgttgaaacattttttaagatACGAGCATATATAAATCAAAGTGACATt is a genomic window containing:
- the LOC106065109 gene encoding MICOS complex subunit MIC60-like isoform X1 produces the protein MWRTRTTSQTRQIVSAAKRHLATESTPPVKSTVPPPIPPQSQPPKTSGFRLFKFLGFGLPIAATSLLGYVWYDPNFRKQLEANIPYAKELLGNILPEEKEEKTKDRDKTPDFPMVLEKATKLNVQENQVQVSQSETKMGLFEVSCTAQCISSKSESFMNDSDSFQRTNSNTNSDLYASYIAPSVDRKHAEYSQSKDSFEAKPAVQTQSCHAFQLQPLNKPESETVEAPSIKETPVTLPEEKKSKIDPRVVDAQIKKKEDDEKADNAALEVVIHKLMTNSQNLTEMAVQAQRDLASSISNHTKLLKQAMDDSSDILGKDAQWEAVSIAHTEKEQAMIKANDLAVESKKSIEKLREVLAESKKNQVTKQNPAILPASKKVSSLLRELSDATTQVRQAEAESNVMQKYKDLVEKGKKQFQKELESLLPDVKIGSGKKLTEDELNALIAHAHRRIEQLQKQIAEQLAMERQRLSLALEAQRQEDLKITKAAVAEEHLRLQEEFDVEKQKMEMEYLMKIESEVRKQLARQAAAHSDHLKDVLSVQQQQLNKEFSRELQTKLLEQREKFQSEVVAWIGRLKGIEAALEARADSEKLARFAQNLWLACISLNSAIQFGDDNNSETVPLRKRIEAILNSSNKHPFVMTVANTIPVQALDTGISTEEKLRLRFFRVSKICRRLGLIREPNTSLYKYLISYLHSMFVFDNIVATSENDVIDLSSMDNYALLAHAQYWMERGNLNIALRFMCQLTGEPRRAASDWINEARLLLETRQSAHALTAYASATGLAHTF
- the LOC106065109 gene encoding MICOS complex subunit MIC60-like isoform X2; the protein is MWRTRTTSQTRQIVSAAKRHLATESTPPVKSTVPPPIPPQSQPPKTSGFRLFKFLGFGLPIAATSLLGYVWYDPNFRKQLEANIPYAKELLGNILPEEKEEKTKDRDKTPDFPMVLEKATKLNVQENQVQVSQSETKMGLFEVSCTAQCISSKSESFMNDSDSFQRTNSNTNSDLYASYIAPSVDRKHAEYSQTKPAVQTQSCHAFQLQPLNKPESETVEAPSIKETPVTLPEEKKSKIDPRVVDAQIKKKEDDEKADNAALEVVIHKLMTNSQNLTEMAVQAQRDLASSISNHTKLLKQAMDDSSDILGKDAQWEAVSIAHTEKEQAMIKANDLAVESKKSIEKLREVLAESKKNQVTKQNPAILPASKKVSSLLRELSDATTQVRQAEAESNVMQKYKDLVEKGKKQFQKELESLLPDVKIGSGKKLTEDELNALIAHAHRRIEQLQKQIAEQLAMERQRLSLALEAQRQEDLKITKAAVAEEHLRLQEEFDVEKQKMEMEYLMKIESEVRKQLARQAAAHSDHLKDVLSVQQQQLNKEFSRELQTKLLEQREKFQSEVVAWIGRLKGIEAALEARADSEKLARFAQNLWLACISLNSAIQFGDDNNSETVPLRKRIEAILNSSNKHPFVMTVANTIPVQALDTGISTEEKLRLRFFRVSKICRRLGLIREPNTSLYKYLISYLHSMFVFDNIVATSENDVIDLSSMDNYALLAHAQYWMERGNLNIALRFMCQLTGEPRRAASDWINEARLLLETRQSAHALTAYASATGLAHTF